A single region of the Nakaseomyces glabratus chromosome D, complete sequence genome encodes:
- the IDP1 gene encoding isocitrate dehydrogenase (NADP(+)) IDP1 (CAGL0D00770g~Ortholog(s) have isocitrate dehydrogenase (NADP+) activity, role in glutamate biosynthetic process and extracellular region, mitochondrial nucleoid, peroxisome localization) encodes MLGRRCFASSAKLAKIKVKTPVVELDGDEMTRIIWDKIKKQLILPFLDVDLKYYDLSIQSRDKTKDQITHDSAEAIKKYGVGVKCATITPDEARVKEFNLTKMWKSPNGTIRNILGGTVFREPIVIPRVPRLVPGWEKPIIIGRHAHGDQYKATDAVIPGQGKLELVYKPNGDASKAEVMEVYDYKGPGVALAMYNTDESIRGFAHSSFKLALQKKLNLFLSTKNTILKKYDGRFKDIFQEVYDSEYKQKFAELNITYEHRLIDDMVAQMIKSKGGFIMALKNYDGDVQSDIVAQGFGSLGLMTSILITPDGKTFESEAAHGTVTRHYRKHQQGEETSTNSIASIFAWTRGLAKRGELDGTPDVVRFANILESATLNTVQQDGIMTKDLALACGKTDRASYVTTTEFLDAVEKRLQTEIKSID; translated from the coding sequence ATGCTCGGAAGAAGATGTTTTGCTTCCTCTGCGAAGCTTGCCAAGATCAAAGTGAAGACCCCAGTTGTAGAGCTGGATGGTGATGAGATGACCAGAATTATCTGGGACAAGATAAAGAAGCAACTGATCCTACCATTCCTTGATGTCGATTTGAAGTACTACGACTTGTCTATCCAGTCCCGTGACAAAACCAAGGACCAGATCACACATGACTCTGCTGAGGCTATCAAGAAATATGGTGTCGGTGTCAAGTGTGCTACCATCACCCCAGATGAGGCCCGTGTTAAGGAGTTCAATTTGACCAAGATGTGGAAGTCTCCTAACGGTACAATTAGAAACATACTCGGTGGTACCGTCTTCAGAGAACCAATTGTCATCCCAAGAGTCCCCAGACTGGTTCCAGGTTGGGAAAAGCCAATCATCATAGGTAGACACGCCCATGGTGACCAGTACAAGGCTACTGATGCCGTTATACCTGGTCAAGGTAAGCTAGAACTTGTCTACAAGCCAAACGGCGACGCCTCCAAGGCCGAAGTTATGGAAGTTTATGACTATAAGGGCCCAGGTGTTGCACTAGCAATGTATAATACCGACGAATCCATCCGTGGTTTTGCCCATTCGTCTTTCAAACTAGCActacaaaagaaattgaactTGTTTTTGTCCACTAAAAACACTATTCTAAAGAAATACGATGGTAGATTCAAGGACATCTTCCAAGAGGTCTACGATTCAGAGTACAAACAGAAGTTTGCTGAATTGAACATCACATATGAGCACCGTCTAATAGATGACATGGTTGCTCAGATGATCAAATCTAAGGGTGGTTTTATCATGGCTTTGAAGAATTACGATGGTGATGTGCAATCCGACATTGTTGCTCAAGGTTTTGGTTCTCTAGGTTTGATGACTTCTATTTTAATCACTCCAGATGGTAAGACCTTCGAAAGTGAAGCTGCTCACGGTACGGTCACAAGACACTACAGAAAGCACCAACAAGGTGAAGAAACTTCTACTAACTCCATTGCCTCTATTTTTGCTTGGACCAGAGGTCTAGCTAAGAGAGGTGAATTGGATGGTACTCCAGACGTTGTTAGATTTGCCAACATTTTAGAATCTGCAACTTTGAACACTGTCCAACAAGATGGCATTATGACCAAGGACCTTGCTTTAGCATGTGGTAAGACTGATAGAGCTTCTTATGTCACTACCACTGAGTTTTTAGATGCAGTAGAAAAGAGACTACAAACTGAAATTAAATCTATTGACTAA
- the PEX19 gene encoding Pex19p (CAGL0D00792g~Ortholog(s) have peroxisome membrane targeting sequence binding activity), whose product MTEDFDYDDLDDLLDEDPSKLEDVQAETTQSRGTTEADGLKKPADPVMDKDDPAVKEMIEDLQQEFQNLMKQNGDGANVNIEDKEAAENFKKLLDILEEVGQVPKETTTQQLESLNTQTTSKGEKAGKGGFKDVISSTLDRLKENANKVDTQLEEEKKQSINGSGNPDEVLSKLLNDLVSDSGDVPADGEMDNAILGILNKMSSKEVLYQPMKDMQIEFSKWLEDNKDHPSHKDNMDTYKRQFELVNKLIVIYEKPDYDNDKDRDEVTELLDQLEQLGDSPVSKNFNGGNPANDFDEMSKMLNIDANDPKLADLDKDLADTCKQQ is encoded by the coding sequence ATGACTGAAGATTTTGACTACGATGACTTGGATGATTTGCTGGATGAGGATCCATCTAAGCTAGAGGATGTGCAGGCAGAAACCACGCAGAGCCGAGGAACCACAGAGGCAGATGGTTTGAAGAAGCCAGCTGATCCTGTGATGGATAAAGATGATCCTGCAGTGAAGGAAATGATTGAGGATTTACAACAGGAATTTCAGAACTTAATGAAACAGAACGGTGACGGTGCCAATGTGAACATAGAGGACAAAGAGGCTGCTgagaacttcaagaaaCTGCTAGATATTCTAGAAGAAGTTGGGCAAGTTCCCAAGGAAACCACTACACAACAGCTAGAAAGTCTCAATACTCAGACAACTTCAAAGGGTGAGAAAGCAGGTAAAGGTGGATTTAAGGATGTCATATCCAGCACTTTGGATAGACTGAAAGAGAATGCCAATAAAGTTGATACCCAActggaagaagagaagaaacaaAGTATCAATGGCTCTGGCAACCCAGATGAAGTGCTATCCAAATTACTAAATGATCTTGTAAGTGATTCAGGTGATGTTCCAGCAGATGGTGAAATGGATAATGCGATACTAGGTATATTGAATAAAATGTCGTCAAAGGAGGTTCTGTACCAACCAATGAAGGATATGCAAATTGAGTTTTCAAAATGGCTAGAAGATAATAAAGATCACCCTTCTCATAAAGATAATATGGATACCTATAAAAGACAATTTGAGCTGGTTAATAAGCTGATTGTCATATATGAGAAACCCGATTATGATAATGACAAAGATAGAGATGAAGTTACAGAGCTGCTTGATCAGCTTGAACAACTTGGTGATTCACCAGTGAGCAAAAATTTCAACGGAGGAAACCCAGCTAATGATTTCGATGAAATGTCTAAGATGTTGAATATAGATGCAAATGATCCTAAACTGGCTGATCTGGATAAAGATCTAGCCGATACGTGTAAACAACAATAG
- the UBC9 gene encoding E2 SUMO-conjugating protein UBC9 (CAGL0D00814g~Ortholog(s) have SUMO conjugating enzyme activity, role in hyphal growth, mitotic spindle elongation, protein sumoylation and condensed nuclear chromosome, cytosol, nuclear heterochromatin localization), whose translation MSSLCLQRLQEERKKWRKDHPFGFYAKPTKGPDGTLNLQKWEAGIPGKEGTIWQDGVFPITVEYPDEYPSKPPKVKFPAGFYHPNIYPSGTVCLSILNEDQDWRPAITLKQIVLGVQDLLDSPNPNSPAQEPAWRAFSKNKAEYEKKVLIQAKQYTK comes from the coding sequence ATGAGTAGTTTGTGTTTACAAAGGTTACAAGAGGAGAGAAAGAAGTGGCGGAAAGACCATCCCTTTGGATTCTATGCGAAGCCTACCAAGGGACCTGATGGTACTTTGAATTTGCAGAAATGGGAGGCTGGGATACCAGGTAAAGAAGGCACCATATGGCAGGATGGTGTGTTTCCTATCACGGTTGAGTACCCTGATGAGTACCCATCTAAACCACCAAAGGTGAAGTTCCCAGCTGGGTTCTACCACCCCAACATATATCCAAGTGGAACTGTTTGCTTGAGTATTTTGAATGAGGACCAAGACTGGAGACCGGCTATAACTTTGAAACAGATTGTGCTTGGTGTGCAGGATCTTCTCGATTCACCTAATCCAAACTCGCCAGCACAAGAACCAGCTTGGAGGGCATTCTCTAAGAATAAAGCAGAGTATGAGAAGAAGGTACTCATACAAGCAAAACAATACACTAAGTGA
- the SYO1 gene encoding Syo1p (CAGL0D00836g~Ortholog(s) have unfolded protein binding activity, role in protein import into nucleus, ribosomal large subunit biogenesis and cytosol, nucleus localization) — protein sequence MGRSKKRSRTSASRLNPLANPNNGGISKKDANLIERKLQPLIKNLNSVVPNERSMALSSATVLCEDAHMRKLLLKEKLIPTVTTKLLSDENTEIVVEAYGLLRNLCLEEGYDVAVHLWRSDIWTSILSGFEKLSDSLRALAAQDASEDTKKTTPQSKESRRLLFDFAENLLSLVIALCNGADSILEEVLTTQKLAELFTVLVNLLEYGIEKLPISVFNTILDLIYDFSSESFEFIETVSSDPTLSEFVKVLPTLKKEDHKSFNELTYVLIQGIYLQFLDMDMTYEQANEIIHTTCNAINGIDLVELEKNLSSITQDEDIANTVDSEVAAKIKEYTKKRALAHMQLQSIEITIDLITAIIEIIAAKFEQEHKRKLPESLSETLVSFVPLVFNKLASSFPARVLIGWNNLLWLYMSIDVNFYELPNNQHTLLWNFIKKEEGSDSKDISLKVSLMSVVWAMLKAATLQSEPLAVINQLGLNNSMAFVETIINEYKTCNEIELQQKCIGVLSSLALVQNQVEINRFIGHFFMEILTSKESDPLLLVEVTNFIFEIYSDSAYDYDTEVFVKDSFLQTLKEKVVPNLKERFKFVDRNKSPELKERATETFNILGSFINYKESEAH from the coding sequence ATGGGTAGATCGAAGAAGAGATCAAGAACATCGGCATCCCGTTTGAACCCACTCGCTAACCCAAACAATGGTGGTATTTCCAAAAAGGATGCTAATCTAATCGAAAGAAAATTACAACCCCTGataaagaatttgaatAGTGTTGTACCAAATGAAAGGAGTATGGCATTGAGTTCTGCGACAGTGCTATGTGAAGATGCACATATGAGAAAGTTGctattaaaagaaaaattgataCCAACTGTCACAACTAAATTGTTATCCGATGAGAACACAGAAATAGTAGTCGAGGCTTATGGTTTATTAAGAAATCTATGTTTAGAAGAAGGCTATGATGTTGCCGTGCATTTGTGGAGATCAGACATCTGGACAAGCATATTATCTGGGtttgaaaaattaagtGACTCCTTGAGGGCATTGGCAGCACAAGATGCTTCTGAAGATACAAAGAAGACTACACCTCAGTCAAAAGAATCTAGGCGCTTGCTCTTTGACTTTGCGGAAAACCTATTATCTTTGGTTATCGCATTATGTAATGGGGCTGATAGCATTTTAGAAGAAGTCCTTACCACACAGAAACTAGCGGAATTGTTTACTGTTTTGGTTAATTTACTAGAGTATGGTATTGAGAAATTGCCAATTAGTGTTTTCAACACTATTTTGGATTTAATATACGATTTCAGCTCGGAATCATTCGAATTTATAGAGACAGTTTCTAGTGACCCTACTCTGTCTGAATTCGTTAAGGTTTTACCGACGTTAAAGAAAGAGGATCACAAGTCATTCAATGAGCTTACATACGTTTTGATTCAAGGTATTTACCTTCAATTCTTAGATATGGATATGACATATGAACAAGCTAATGAAATCATTCACACAACATGCAATGCAATCAATGGTATTGATCTGGTTGAactagaaaaaaatttatcatCTATTACACaggatgaagatattgCCAATACGGTGGATTCAGAAGTTGCTGCtaaaatcaaagaatatACTAAGAAAAGGGCTCTTGCTCATATGCAACTCCAAAGTATTGAAATTACTATAGACCTTATAACCGCgattattgaaattatagCAGCTAAGTTTGAGCAAGAGCATAAGAGGAAGCTTCCGGAATCGCTGTCCGAGACATTAGTGTCATTCGTTCCGCTTGTCTTTAATAAATTAGCATCTTCTTTCCCTGCCAGAGTTCTTATTGGGTGGAATAATTTGTTGTGGCTATATATGTCTATTGATGTAAACTTCTATGAACTTCCAAACAACCAGCATACCTTGCTATGgaattttattaaaaaagaagaagggtCAGATAGCAAAGATATTTCATTGAAAGTTAGTTTGATGAGTGTGGTTTGGGCAATGTTGAAGGCAGCTACTCTACAATCAGAACCTCTTGCTGTTATTAACCAGCTTGGTTTGAACAATAGTATGGCATTTGTTGAAACTATCATAAATGAGTATAAGACCTgtaatgaaattgaattgCAGCAAAAATGTATTGGTGTTCTATCGTCATTGGCTTTGGTACAGAATCAGGTAGAAATTAATAGATTTATTGGGCACTTTTTTATGGAAATACTGACCAGTAAGGAGTCGGATCCATTATTGTTAGTGGAGGTGACAAACTTCATATTTGAGATATATTCTGACTCTGCTTATGATTACGACACTGAAGTATTTGTTAAAGATAGTTTTTTGCAAacattgaaagaaaaagttGTTCCTAACCTGAAGGAGCGTTTCAAGTTTGTCGATAGAAATAAGTCACCAGAGCTAAAGGAGCGCGCAACAGAAACTTTCAACATTCTGGGTAGCTTTATAAACTACAAAGAAAGCGAAGCTCATTAG
- the RPS29B gene encoding 40S ribosomal protein uS14 (CAGL0D00858g~Ortholog(s) have structural constituent of ribosome activity and cytosolic small ribosomal subunit, nucleus localization), which translates to MAHENVWFSHPRRFGKGSRQCRVCSSHTGLIRKYDLNICRQCFRERASDIGFNKYR; encoded by the coding sequence ATGGCTCACGAAAACGTCTGGTTCTCTCACCCAAGAAGATTCGGTAAGGGCTCTCGTCAATGCCGTGTCTGCTCTTCCCACACCGGTTTGATCAGAAAGTACGACTTGAACATCTGCCGTCAATGTTTCAGAGAAAGAGCCTCTGACATCGGTTTCAACAAGTACAGATAA
- a CDS encoding uncharacterized protein (CAGL0D00869g~Protein of unknown function), with amino-acid sequence MAEGTSRDYDNAILGVTQKVPVRIAICSQKESAICCRQKSQWQLAWLVALEPSPWVPALNFQFTRWWWFGVGLRQACNGSDRFVAVDFS; translated from the exons atggCTGAAGGCACTTCGCGTGATTACGACAATGCCATTTTGGGTGTAACACAGA AGGTGCCGGTGAGGATAGCAATCTGTTCCCAGAAGGAGTCTGCCATATGCTGTAGGCAGAAGAGCCAATGGCAGTTGGCTTGGCTGGTGGCACTAGAGCCCTCACCATGGGTTCCAGCTCTGAACTTTCAGTTCACGAGATGGTGGTGGTTCGGTGTTGGGTTGCGTCAAGCTTGCAATGGGTCAGACAGGTTTGTGGCAGTGGACTTCAGCTAG
- the TSR1 gene encoding small subunit rRNA maturation protein TSR1 (CAGL0D00880g~Ortholog(s) have ribonucleoprotein complex binding activity and role in endonucleolytic cleavage to generate mature 3'-end of SSU-rRNA from (SSU-rRNA, 5.8S rRNA, LSU-rRNA)), translating to MAGHSHRSSVKNGHKAFKSRHSSKNALKRANKGKVERESIGTGRPIKNASKLQRRNKAKQLRAQKILDTLQIRKLFEGSNGAEKIITVIPLTEDVDAHDIITKILSSADLDEQTLSQFVPQGMPNSAFVKDIHIKKFKSNLKFIVPDMSNFLNILDASKVADFTIFGLSGTSEVDSEFGEQVIRALELQGIASYIGVVSNLSQVHPKEKFQLDVKQSLESYFKHFFPNEDKIYNLEKPSDSLIALRTLCQKFPRGVTWRDNRGYMVANNIDFIDSETQPDVGDLVISGTVRGCGFNSDRLIHIPGLGDFQVNKIERIAASTRKTKKDADELDEISSLLENSFAATSEQDTLDEYAPVDMEFEDMSDEDEFEYSNLKAARYDDHGFLPGREQQSKKYKIPKGTSEYQAKWYLEDVVEVDDDEELEPDHEETAMDDMDMDEAVDEYAHEGFNDEMEDDFTDAKTTTEDLFVELSPEEEERQLREYRALEKEDREFPDEIELEPTQSAIEALKYYRGLKNLYNCVWDVEERDPRTPQEWNRLLRIGNYKNTKNRLQKEAVKTAQVVAGDRIKLHINFPKNLLSKVNDPSIISFPVYGLLRHEHKNAMVNFSIQRWEEYEDPVPSKETLLVQYGARRYAIQPLFSGDANSSNNVHKYDRFLHPETASVATCIAPVDFTQSPAIFFKPSSTDRKGIELVGQGTFMNADHTRVLAKRAILTGHPFRFHKKVVTVRYMFFRPEDVEWFKSIPLFTKTGRSGFIKESLGTHGYFKATFDGKLSAQDVVAMSLYKRMWPRPSIPWNGESIEEIQD from the coding sequence ATGGCAGGCCACTCCCACAGATCATCTGTTAAGAATGGGCATAAAGCCTTTAAATCGAGGCATTCATCCAAGAATGCCTTAAAGAGAGCTAACAAGGGTAAGgttgaaagagaaagtaTAGGTACTGGTAGACCAATTAAGAATGCTTCCAAacttcaaagaagaaacaaagcTAAACAATTGAGAGCCcagaaaatattagataCTTTACAGATTAGAAAACTGTTTGAAGGTTCTAATGGGGCCGAGAAGATCATAACTGTAATTCCTCTAACTGAGGATGTTGACGCCCATGATATCATAACCAAGATTTTGAGTTCAGCTGATCTTGATGAACAAACTTTATCTCAGTTTGTGCCTCAGGGAATGCCAAATTCTGCTTTTGTTAAGGATATCCACATTAAGAAATTTAAATCAAACTTGAAATTCATTGTTCCAGACATGTCCAACTTTTTGAACATTTTAGATGCTTCAAAGGTTGCAGATTTCACAATTTTTGGGCTCAGTGGTACCTCCGAAGTTGACTCAGAATTTGGTGAACAAGTTATTCGTGCTTTGGAATTACAAGGTATAGCATCTTACATTGGTGTGGTATCTAATCTATCTCAGGTACACCCAAAGGAGAAATTTCAACTAGATGTTAAACAGTCCTTAGAAAGTTATTTCAAGCATTTCTTTCCAAATGAAGACAAAATATACAACCTGGAGAAGCCATCTGACTCATTAATTGCATTAAGAACACTTTGTCAAAAGTTTCCAAGGGGTGTCACCTGGAGGGATAATAGAGGTTACATGGTTGCCAACAACATCGACTTTATTGACAGTGAAACCCAACCTGATGTCGGTGATCTAGTTATCAGTGGTACAGTACGTGGTTGTGGATTCAACTCTGATAGACTTATCCATATTCCAGGCTTAGGTGATTTCCAAGTGAATAAAATCGAAAGGATAGCCGCCAGTACCagaaaaactaaaaaagaTGCTGATGAGCTCGATGAGATCAGTTCGTTACTGGAAAACTCATTTGCTGCTACTTCGGAACAAGACACCTTAGATGAATATGCTCCTGTCGATATGGAATTTGAAGATATgtctgatgaagatgaatttGAATACAGTAATCTAAAAGCTGCGAGGTACGACGATCACGGTTTTCTACCTGGCAGAGAACAacaatcaaagaaatataaaattCCAAAAGGTACTTCAGAATATCAGGCCAAATGGTATCTTGAAGATGTTGTGGAGgtagatgatgatgaagagcTAGAACCAGATCACGAAGAGACCGCTATGGATGATATGGATATGGATGAGGCCGTTGATGAATATGCTCACGAGGGATTCAATGATGAAATGGAAGACGACTTTACTGATGCTAAGACGACTACCGAAGATTTATTTGTGGAATTGTCAccagaggaagaagaacgTCAATTGAGAGAATATCGTGCTTTGGAAAAGGAGGACCGAGAATTCCCCGATGAAATTGAACTAGAGCCTACCCAATCTGCTATTGAGGCATTGAAGTATTATAGAGGTTTGAAAAACCTATACAACTGTGTCTGGGATGTCGAAGAAAGAGATCCTCGTACACCACAGGAGTGGAACAGATTATTGAGAATTGGTAACTACAAAAATACTAAGAACAGACTACAGAAAGAGGCTGTCAAGACAGCACAAGTAGTTGCAGGCGATAGAATCAAGCTACATATAAACTTTCCTAAGAATTTACTATCTAAGGTTAACGATCCTTCGATCATATCATTCCCTGTGTACGGTTTGCTAAGGCACGAACATAAGAATGCTATGGTGAACTTCAGCATTCAAAGATGGGAAGAATATGAAGATCCTGTACCATCTAAGGAGACTTTATTGGTACAATATGGTGCGAGAAGATATGCTATTCAACCTTTGTTTTCAGGGGATGCCAACAGTTCAAACAATGTGCACAAGTATGATAGATTTTTACATCCTGAAACGGCATCAGTGGCGACTTGTATTGCACCTGTTGATTTCACTCAGTCACCTgctattttcttcaagccTTCTTCGACAGACAGAAAGGGCATAGAATTGGTTGGCCAAGGTACTTTCATGAACGCAGACCACACAAGAGTATTAGCAAAGAGAGCAATCCTAACAGGTCATCCATTCAGATTCCACAAGAAGGTTGTCACTGTCAGATACATGTTTTTCAGACCAGAGGATGTCGAGTGGTTTAAATCTATCCCATTGTTCACAAAAACTGGTAGATCTGGTTTCATCAAAGAAAGTTTGGGTACACATGGTTACTTCAAAGCTACCTTTGACGGTAAATTATCTGCACAAGACGTTGTCGCTATGTCTTTGTACAAGCGTATGTGGCCTAGACCTTCCATTCCATGGAATGGAGAGagcattgaagaaattcaagACTAA